GGCCCTGGGGCTATCCGACGGCTTCACCCAGGCGCTGCCTACCGCCGTCTTTGCGGTCACCGCCACGCTGAGCATGGCGGGCCTGGGAATCGCCGTGAAGAGCATCCCGCTGGGGACCGCCTACGCCGTGTGGGTGGGGATCGGCGCTGCCCTGACCGTCGGCTGGGCCATGGCCACCGGCGTCGAGCCTGCCAGTC
This genomic window from Arthrobacter sp. 24S4-2 contains:
- a CDS encoding multidrug efflux SMR transporter; this translates as MLGNSAGAWLVLLASAVLEAVWATALGLSDGFTQALPTAVFAVTATLSMAGLGIAVKSIPLGTAYAVWVGIGAALTVGWAMATGVEPASPLKLLFIAGIVGCAAGLKLLPAQDS